The Staphylococcus haemolyticus region TTAATTCAGTATGGTAACCGTTATCGCAAAGATCATAATAATGTAGATAAGAGTTTAAACGAAGCAGAACGCTTGTTTAAAAATAATCGTTACAAACGATCAATTGAAATTTCAGAACAAGCACTTGAAAGTGTAGAACCTGGAATTACTAAATATATTGAAGATGAGGTAGCCAAAGGTTAATTACGCTTGTCTTATTGACAATAAAAATTTATAACTTTGGTAAGTAATAAATGTTAGGTTAAAGCAAATAAATAGTAGTCTATTTTGAGGTGGGATAATGAATTCGTAATGAATTCTATCCCATCTTTTTTGATTTGTTTAAAGTTATAGTAAGTTATTGAATTCAAGGGGGAGTTACTTTAATTCAGAACGCTTAATAAATAATGCTAAATAAGTTTTCAACTCAAAATCATTTAATTTGAGTTCGACGCCTTTTATTTTTATTTAAAAATAGTATAATGCTTTAGTATCTATTTTTGAATAATATGTCTATAAAAGATAAATTTACTAAGGGTAAATAAATAATTTAATAGAGAATGAAAGAGAGTGTTTTAAGTGATCTATTTTGATAATGCAGCCACTACAAAGCCTCATAAAGATGTACTCGATTCATTTAATAAAGTAAATGAAACTGTTTATTTCAATCCAAATAGTCCTCACAAGTGGGGGTTGCAAGCGGAGAAGGTGCTTCTACAAGCAAAGGAACGTATATCATCAATGCTATCTATAGGACAAAAAACAGATGTTATTTTCACAAGTGGTGCCACTGAATCGAATAATATAGCTTTAAAAGGTATTGCTTATCGTAAAAAGCAATTTGCAAATGAAATTATTACTTCCGTTTTAGAACATCCATCTGTCTTAGAAGTTATGAGATATTTAGAAGAAGATGGGTTTGTATTAAAATATGTTGATGTTAATGCGGATGGCCGTGTTGATATTGAACATTTAGCTTCATTGATGAATGACAAGGTCGGTCTTGTTTCTTGTATGTATGTGAATAATATTATGGGTCAAATTCAACCTATTGATGAAATAGTGGACATATTAAAAGATTATCCTAAAGCACATTTACACGTTGATGCAGTTCAAGCTTTAGGAAAAGTAACAATGAACCTTGAAGGTGTTAATAGTGTAAGCTTTAGTGGTCATAAATTTAATGGACTAAAAGGACAGGGTCTCCTATTAATTGATAATAAAGATAAATTAGAACCTATTGTTCACGGCGGAGGACAAGAATACGGCGTAAGAAGTGGAACAGTGAACTTACCGATGAATGTGTCACTAGTTAAAGCAATAACTTTAGCAATAGATAATTTAAATGAACGTCATCAACGATTAAGTGATTACAACCATGAATTACGTGA contains the following coding sequences:
- a CDS encoding cysteine desulfurase family protein: MIYFDNAATTKPHKDVLDSFNKVNETVYFNPNSPHKWGLQAEKVLLQAKERISSMLSIGQKTDVIFTSGATESNNIALKGIAYRKKQFANEIITSVLEHPSVLEVMRYLEEDGFVLKYVDVNADGRVDIEHLASLMNDKVGLVSCMYVNNIMGQIQPIDEIVDILKDYPKAHLHVDAVQALGKVTMNLEGVNSVSFSGHKFNGLKGQGLLLIDNKDKLEPIVHGGGQEYGVRSGTVNLPMNVSLVKAITLAIDNLNERHQRLSDYNHELREFLKEFRGVYINSPLDCAPQILNIAFPGVKGEVLVNAFSKLDIMVSTTSACSSKRGKLNEVLMSMGLPDNKIEGSIRLSLGDMTTQEDIDQFKVKFETIYKEIKELLK